A region of Polynucleobacter sp. JS-Mosq-20-D10 DNA encodes the following proteins:
- the folP gene encoding dihydropteroate synthase: MSKQTLPATWCCGRFLFDFSKRQRPLVMGILNATPDSFSDGGKFRTPSDAIAQAERMIADGADIIDIGGESTRPGAEPVSLQEELDRVLPVIEALKDCGVALSIDTYKAETMRQALKAGVDFVNDIWALRQEGAVEAIIESDQRNPSKQCGLILMHMQRDPQTMQFDPEYQDVIAEVKQFLQERTKSLQEKGVAQNRIVIDPGFGFGKSLEHNLKMLADFDQFSQLGYSVLAGMSRKSMLGKLTGRDTNDRVAPSVAAAILAADRGARIIRVHDVQETVDSLKLWEAIQE; this comes from the coding sequence GTGAGCAAGCAAACTCTGCCCGCAACATGGTGTTGCGGGCGTTTTCTTTTTGACTTTAGCAAACGTCAGCGCCCACTAGTGATGGGTATTCTCAATGCCACGCCAGATTCCTTTTCGGATGGTGGCAAGTTCAGAACTCCAAGTGATGCTATTGCTCAAGCGGAGCGCATGATTGCTGATGGTGCAGACATAATTGATATCGGCGGTGAGTCGACTCGCCCTGGTGCTGAACCCGTCTCTCTGCAAGAAGAATTAGATCGCGTCTTGCCAGTGATAGAGGCTTTAAAAGATTGTGGCGTCGCTTTATCAATTGATACATACAAAGCCGAGACTATGCGTCAAGCTCTTAAGGCTGGAGTTGATTTCGTTAATGACATTTGGGCATTGCGACAAGAGGGTGCGGTAGAGGCTATTATTGAGAGTGATCAGCGCAATCCAAGCAAACAGTGCGGCCTTATCCTAATGCACATGCAGCGCGATCCACAGACTATGCAATTTGATCCTGAATATCAAGACGTCATCGCAGAAGTGAAACAGTTTTTACAAGAGCGCACAAAGTCACTGCAAGAGAAGGGTGTTGCTCAAAACCGCATCGTCATTGACCCTGGTTTTGGCTTTGGTAAAAGTCTGGAACACAACCTTAAGATGCTGGCCGACTTTGATCAATTTTCGCAATTGGGTTACTCGGTATTGGCGGGGATGTCTCGTAAATCTATGTTGGGAAAATTAACGGGTCGCGATACCAATGACCGTGTAGCACCTAGTGTGGCAGCCGCTATTCTGGCTGCCGATCGGGGGGCTCGTATCATTCGCGTCCATGACGTTCAGGAAACAGTCGACTCCTTGAAGCTCTGGGAGGCTATTCAGGAATAA